The genomic interval TCGAGTCCGAGTTCCGGCTCGCCGAGGTGAACCCGTCACCCGCCTTCTTCGACGAGAAGAAGCTGCGGGCCTTCAACGGCGAGTACATCCGGGCGCTGTCCGTCGACGAGTTCGTCGCGGCCTGCCAGCCGTGGCTGACCGGTACCGACACCATCGCCCCGCCGCCGTGGCAGCCGGCCGAGTTCGACCCGGCCGCGTTCGCCGCCGTGGCGCCGCTGGCACAGACCCGGATCGCCGTACTCAGCGAGATCGTGCCGAACGTCGACTTCCTCTTCCTGGACTCGCCGCTGATCGACGAGGCGGCCTGGGCGAAGGCCATGAAGGAGGGTTCCGCCGAACTGCTCGACGAGGCGATCGCCGCCTTCGAGGCCCTGCCGGAGTGGGCGGCCGAGCCGCTGAAGGCGACCCTGGAGGAGGTCGGCGCCCGCCGGGGGCTGAAGCTCGGCAAGGCGCAGGCGCCGGTCAGGGTGGCCGTGACGGGGCGCGGCGTCGGGCTGCCGCTCTTCGAGTCGCTGGCCGTACTCGGCCGGGAGCGTAGCCTCAGCCGGCTCCGCGCGGCCCGCCTCCGGCTGGTCTGACCGACGCTTCGGCTGCTCGGATCGACGCTCCGGCTGCTCGGATCGACGCTTCGGCTGGTCCGACGGAGGCAGCGCCTCAGTTCGCCGAACCCTGGCGGCCCGATCCCCGGCGGCGGAGCAGTACCGCGCCGGCCAGCGCGGCCAGCGCCAGCACGGCACCGGCGAGCCAGGGCCACCATCCCGGCCCCGACGAGTCGGCGGCCGGGCTCAACGGCTCCGCCTCGGCCGGTGACGGCGGAGCGGCCGGTGCGGAACCGACCGGAGCGGTCGGGGTGGGCACGGCGGCCGTCGGCGAGGCGGTCGGGGTGGCGCCCACGGTGAGGGTGAACCGGACCTCCCCCTTGACCGGGTGCCCGTCGCCGGAGGCGACCCGGTACCGGACGATGTAGAGCCCGGCGGCCCCCGGCCGGACCGGCACGGTGACCCGGGGGCCGGAGAAGACCGGCTTTCCCGCCGCCGCGTCGACGTTGTCCGGGCCGGTTAGCGTGACCCTTGTGGTACCGGGGTCGAGCTTGTTCAGGAAGGTCAGCCGCACGGTGGCCGGCGCCTTGCCGAGCCGGGCGCCGTTGCGGGGATCGCTGCCGGTCAGCGAGTTGTGCGCGGCGGCGGG from Plantactinospora sp. BC1 carries:
- a CDS encoding copper resistance CopC family protein encodes the protein MRNRSGMEAIMGARVTRVGTLVLSVVLVALGVLLPAGPAAAHNSLTGSDPRNGARLGKAPATVRLTFLNKLDPGTTRVTLTGPDNVDAAAGKPVFSGPRVTVPVRPGAAGLYIVRYRVASGDGHPVKGEVRFTLTVGATPTASPTAAVPTPTAPVGSAPAAPPSPAEAEPLSPAADSSGPGWWPWLAGAVLALAALAGAVLLRRRGSGRQGSAN